One Photobacterium sp. TY1-4 genomic window carries:
- the dmpE gene encoding 2-oxopent-4-enoate hydratase: MNQEQIIQCGDELYKALTQRHTLRPLTERFDGITIEEAYHISLRMMDRRVAAGETVIGKKIGVTSKAVQNMLNVYQPDFGYLTDKMAYSQGQEMPISEQLIQPKAEGEIAFILKKDLMGPGVTNADVLAATDCVIPCFEVVDSRIENWQIKIQDTIADNASCGLFILGDKAVDPRKVDLMTCGMVVEKNGSVISTGAGAAALGSPVNCVAWLANTLGTFGIPLKAGEVILSGSLVPLEPVQAGDFMSVSIGGIGSASVRFV; encoded by the coding sequence ATGAATCAGGAACAAATTATTCAGTGTGGCGACGAGTTATATAAAGCGTTAACCCAACGCCACACGTTGCGTCCGCTGACCGAGCGTTTTGACGGGATCACGATTGAAGAGGCCTATCACATTTCCCTGCGGATGATGGATCGCCGTGTCGCAGCAGGGGAAACCGTCATCGGCAAGAAAATAGGTGTGACCTCCAAGGCCGTTCAGAACATGTTGAATGTGTACCAGCCTGACTTCGGCTATTTGACGGACAAGATGGCCTATAGCCAGGGTCAGGAAATGCCGATCAGCGAGCAGCTGATCCAGCCGAAAGCCGAAGGTGAAATAGCCTTCATCCTGAAAAAAGATCTCATGGGTCCCGGCGTGACGAATGCTGATGTGCTGGCAGCGACCGATTGCGTGATCCCGTGCTTTGAGGTGGTGGATTCGCGGATCGAAAACTGGCAAATCAAAATTCAGGACACCATCGCAGATAACGCTTCTTGTGGCCTGTTTATTCTCGGCGATAAGGCCGTTGACCCACGCAAAGTTGACCTGATGACCTGCGGCATGGTGGTCGAGAAAAACGGCTCGGTCATTTCAACCGGGGCTGGTGCTGCGGCGCTGGGAAGTCCGGTTAATTGCGTGGCCTGGCTGGCCAATACGTTGGGGACGTTCGGGATCCCGCTTAAAGCCGGTGAAGTGATTTTGTCCGGTTCTCTGGTGCCGCTGGAGCCTGTGCAAGCCGGCGATTTCATGAGTGTCAGCATCGGTGGTATTGGTTCGGCATCGGTCCGTTTTGTGTAG
- a CDS encoding GntP family permease produces MDVAVILLTLIGLMYFAYRGVSVLVLAPILAMAAALLTSDFPFLYALSNVFMPAAANYIKLYFPVFIAGAIFGKLMGASGAARTLSAFIIRNLGPRHAILSVVLATALLTYGGVSLFVVVFAMYPIGAETFRAAGIPKRLLPAAITLGAFTFTMTALPGTPQYLNTMPTIPFGTTIYAAPLLGLLAAVMMLSLGILWIKYRAQKAMAAGEGYGEEKDQNQHESADTPAPGVLMALTPILLVFVINFLLTNVYFKMPDVVANYQAVEATINGTWAVILALGTAIAFMLVAFRRYLFDPNQHVFDGSVGSLLPIFNTASEVGYGAVITALSAFVVVKAGIAAIDIPDLFKVAITSTSLAGIIGSSSGGTGMVLALLGNDFLSTGINPEVLHRVVLLAAGGLDTLPHCGAVITLLAVCKLTHRQSYGDIAVVTMAIPLLAAFTVIVVHLSTGLV; encoded by the coding sequence ATGGATGTTGCCGTTATACTCCTGACCCTCATTGGCCTGATGTATTTTGCCTATCGTGGGGTCTCCGTACTGGTGCTGGCGCCGATCCTGGCGATGGCCGCTGCATTGCTGACCAGTGACTTTCCCTTTCTGTATGCGTTGTCGAACGTGTTCATGCCGGCCGCCGCGAACTACATCAAACTGTACTTCCCGGTGTTCATTGCAGGGGCGATTTTCGGTAAGCTGATGGGCGCGTCGGGGGCCGCCCGCACGTTGTCGGCCTTTATTATCCGCAACCTGGGACCCCGGCATGCCATCTTATCGGTGGTGCTGGCGACAGCTTTGCTGACTTACGGCGGGGTATCGCTGTTTGTGGTGGTCTTTGCCATGTATCCGATTGGGGCGGAGACGTTCCGCGCAGCCGGGATCCCGAAACGCCTGCTGCCGGCGGCCATCACTTTGGGTGCCTTTACCTTCACTATGACGGCGTTGCCGGGTACACCGCAGTATCTCAATACCATGCCAACCATCCCCTTCGGCACCACCATTTATGCCGCGCCGCTCCTTGGGCTGTTGGCGGCAGTCATGATGCTGTCACTGGGGATTTTGTGGATTAAATATCGCGCGCAAAAAGCGATGGCTGCGGGGGAAGGGTACGGTGAGGAGAAAGATCAGAATCAGCATGAATCGGCAGATACACCGGCCCCGGGCGTTCTGATGGCGCTGACGCCAATCCTGCTGGTGTTTGTCATCAATTTCCTGCTGACCAACGTGTATTTCAAAATGCCGGATGTGGTGGCGAATTATCAGGCCGTTGAGGCAACCATTAACGGCACCTGGGCAGTGATTCTGGCGTTGGGCACTGCGATTGCCTTTATGCTGGTGGCGTTTCGTCGTTACCTGTTTGATCCGAATCAGCATGTGTTCGACGGCTCGGTCGGCTCGCTGCTACCGATTTTCAATACCGCCTCAGAAGTGGGCTATGGTGCGGTGATCACGGCGCTGTCTGCTTTTGTGGTGGTGAAAGCCGGGATTGCAGCGATTGATATTCCGGACCTGTTTAAAGTGGCGATCACCTCGACGAGTCTGGCCGGGATCATCGGCTCTTCGTCCGGCGGAACCGGGATGGTACTGGCACTGCTGGGCAATGATTTCCTCAGCACGGGCATCAACCCGGAAGTCTTGCACCGGGTGGTTCTGCTGGCTGCTGGTGGGCTCGATACCCTGCCGCATTGTGGCGCGGTGATCACCTTGCTGGCGGTGTGCAAACTGACGCATCGCCAGAGCTATGGGGATATTGCGGTTGTCACGATGGCCATTCCCTTATTGGCGGCGTTTACTGTGATTGTGGTGCACCTGTCGACCGGTCTGGTCTGA
- a CDS encoding acetaldehyde dehydrogenase (acetylating) codes for MSKKLKAAIIGPGNIGTDLLMKMLRSEWVEPVWMVGIDPESDGLKRAQEMGIKTTAEGVDGLLPHVIDDDIRIAFDATSAYVHAENSRKLNELGVIMVDLTPAAIGPYCIPPVNLVQHAKELEMNVNMVTCGGQATIPMVAAVSQVQAVEYGEIIATVSSRSVGPGTRKNIDEFTRTTANAVEKVGGAETGKAIIIINPAEPPLMMRDTVHCLTKEAPNQEAITASVHQMVKEVQKYVPGYRLVNGPVFDGNRVSVFLEVEGLGDYLPKYSGNLDIMTAAGLRTAEMFAEEAYNDAISLPSRA; via the coding sequence ATGAGCAAAAAGCTGAAAGCAGCGATTATCGGACCGGGCAATATCGGGACCGACTTGTTAATGAAGATGCTGCGCTCTGAATGGGTTGAGCCGGTCTGGATGGTCGGGATTGACCCGGAATCTGATGGGCTCAAACGTGCGCAGGAGATGGGGATCAAAACCACGGCTGAAGGTGTGGATGGGCTGCTCCCGCATGTGATTGACGATGATATCCGCATCGCCTTTGATGCAACGTCTGCCTACGTTCATGCGGAAAATAGCCGTAAATTGAATGAACTGGGCGTGATCATGGTCGACTTAACCCCCGCAGCGATTGGACCGTACTGTATTCCGCCGGTGAATCTGGTCCAGCACGCGAAAGAGCTGGAAATGAACGTCAACATGGTGACCTGCGGCGGGCAGGCGACGATTCCGATGGTCGCAGCCGTGTCTCAGGTTCAGGCGGTGGAATATGGCGAAATCATCGCCACCGTATCTTCCCGCTCAGTCGGACCCGGCACCCGCAAGAACATTGATGAGTTTACCCGAACCACGGCCAATGCGGTGGAGAAGGTCGGCGGTGCCGAGACCGGCAAGGCCATCATTATTATTAACCCGGCCGAGCCGCCGTTGATGATGCGTGACACTGTTCACTGCTTGACCAAGGAAGCGCCGAATCAAGAAGCGATTACGGCATCTGTTCACCAGATGGTGAAAGAAGTGCAGAAATATGTGCCGGGCTATCGTCTGGTCAATGGCCCGGTGTTTGACGGCAACCGTGTCTCAGTTTTCCTGGAAGTGGAAGGCTTGGGCGACTATCTGCCGAAGTATTCCGGCAATCTGGACATTATGACCGCGGCGGGTTTACGCACGGCGGAGATGTTTGCCGAAGAAGCGTACAACGATGCTATTTCGTTACCGAGTCGCGCTTAA
- a CDS encoding 2-hydroxymuconate tautomerase encodes MPIVQVNMMEGRTDAQKEKLIRNVTTAIMESLDAPEQSVRVLINEMPKIHFGIGGQSAQKLGR; translated from the coding sequence ATGCCAATTGTACAGGTCAATATGATGGAAGGGCGCACGGATGCGCAGAAAGAGAAGCTGATCCGTAATGTCACCACGGCCATTATGGAATCGTTAGATGCGCCTGAGCAGAGCGTGCGGGTTTTGATCAATGAAATGCCGAAAATTCATTTCGGTATTGGTGGTCAATCGGCTCAGAAACTCGGACGTTAG
- a CDS encoding OmpA family protein translates to MTRLAAVISATLLMASTAHAEIYVGGKAGKTWLEDACQAGTQCDKDDTTYGVFAGYNLSENLSVEAGYDYLGNYKSTTFNDHVEAITLAPKLSLPLTNDLALYGKLGAAYVKYGSQDDFSYLGAAGVEYSMSQNVTLRAEYQNITDASNDLVRATGHSATLGLAYTFGGNSKSVVKSEPVVYEEPVAYEAPVADAPIAETPAAEQELVVQEEPAPVVPVASVEKEAVVAPEIVTKTYQTQTLGTGSFALNSTELTPESASKLDELVAFLNEYPQAKVEVVGYTDASGAASYNQRISEKRAGSVAEALINKGIKATRIEARGEGENNPIASNETPEGRQQNRRVEVTVPAFEYQVQA, encoded by the coding sequence ATGACAAGACTAGCAGCGGTAATTTCAGCCACTTTACTGATGGCATCAACAGCACACGCAGAAATTTACGTCGGTGGTAAAGCCGGTAAGACCTGGCTGGAAGACGCGTGCCAGGCCGGTACCCAGTGCGATAAAGACGATACGACATATGGTGTGTTTGCCGGTTACAACCTGTCAGAAAACTTGTCCGTCGAAGCGGGTTACGACTATCTGGGCAATTACAAGAGCACCACGTTTAACGATCATGTGGAAGCGATCACTCTGGCACCGAAGCTGAGCCTGCCTCTGACCAACGATCTGGCGCTATACGGTAAATTGGGCGCTGCATACGTCAAGTACGGCAGCCAGGATGATTTTTCTTACCTGGGCGCAGCAGGCGTTGAATACAGCATGAGCCAGAATGTGACGCTGCGTGCTGAATACCAGAACATTACCGACGCCAGCAACGATCTGGTCCGTGCGACGGGCCACTCTGCGACGTTGGGTCTGGCTTATACGTTCGGTGGCAACAGCAAGTCGGTGGTGAAGAGCGAGCCCGTGGTTTACGAAGAGCCTGTCGCTTATGAAGCCCCTGTCGCAGATGCTCCAATCGCAGAAACCCCTGCCGCAGAGCAAGAGTTGGTTGTTCAGGAAGAGCCTGCACCGGTTGTACCTGTCGCGTCGGTTGAAAAGGAAGCCGTCGTTGCGCCTGAAATCGTCACTAAAACCTATCAAACACAAACCCTGGGCACCGGCAGCTTTGCCCTGAATAGTACCGAGTTGACGCCGGAAAGTGCGTCAAAGCTCGATGAGCTGGTGGCGTTTTTGAATGAGTACCCGCAGGCCAAAGTGGAAGTCGTTGGTTACACGGATGCTTCTGGTGCGGCATCGTACAATCAGAGAATTTCTGAAAAACGTGCCGGTTCGGTAGCCGAAGCGCTGATCAATAAAGGAATTAAGGCAACACGCATCGAGGCGCGTGGCGAAGGTGAAAACAATCCAATCGCCTCGAACGAAACGCCTGAAGGCCGCCAGCAAAACCGCCGTGTCGAAGTCACCGTACCGGCGTTCGAATATCAAGTTCAAGCTTAA
- a CDS encoding DUF4344 domain-containing metallopeptidase, producing the protein MKVFGSLILAGLLSGNALAAQPSIVVAYQTPKGKDETQVRQLIEQSEVNDTLVALSKSYFVFDQTLTVKYGGEDGPMYDPEAHTVFIPYGFVSEAIRYFRDNDDQQTSGNQPTLSAMDTLLHTLLHEAGHAYVADQHIPVLGKEEDAVDNFATLMMIRYVDGGDDAAISAANMFAYESNDRPDYYDFGEYIDEHSFDLQRYFSTLCLVYGSDPKQYAKLLDEVEKDYLAERKEFCIENYQQLDQNWHVYLTEQP; encoded by the coding sequence ATGAAGGTCTTTGGGTCGCTGATCCTCGCGGGTTTGCTCAGTGGGAACGCGCTTGCAGCGCAACCGTCCATTGTTGTGGCATACCAGACGCCGAAAGGAAAAGATGAAACACAGGTCAGGCAGCTGATTGAGCAAAGCGAGGTGAATGACACCTTGGTGGCATTGTCAAAGTCGTACTTTGTTTTTGATCAGACACTGACCGTCAAATACGGCGGTGAGGATGGGCCGATGTATGATCCCGAAGCACATACCGTGTTCATCCCATACGGTTTCGTCTCAGAAGCCATCCGGTATTTCCGGGACAATGATGATCAGCAAACATCGGGCAATCAGCCGACTTTGAGCGCGATGGATACGCTCTTGCATACCTTGCTGCATGAAGCCGGTCATGCATATGTCGCCGATCAGCATATTCCGGTGCTGGGCAAGGAAGAAGACGCGGTGGATAACTTCGCCACCTTGATGATGATCCGCTATGTCGACGGTGGCGATGATGCTGCCATCAGTGCGGCCAATATGTTCGCCTACGAGTCGAACGACCGACCCGACTATTACGATTTCGGTGAGTATATTGATGAGCATAGCTTCGATTTGCAGCGCTACTTTTCCACCTTGTGTCTGGTGTACGGCAGTGATCCGAAGCAATACGCTAAGTTGTTGGATGAAGTCGAGAAAGATTACCTCGCTGAGCGCAAAGAGTTCTGTATCGAGAACTATCAGCAATTGGATCAAAACTGGCATGTTTATCTGACCGAACAGCCGTGA
- a CDS encoding LysR family transcriptional regulator, giving the protein MSLPPAGIHPRQQQLDKIVFFCSVLQHGSFREAAEAWGISAAAASRWVKELETLMAVELIKRSTRQLVPTDAGEVLYRRFSSLLPEIDTICAEVESMADEQRGVISISSTPLFAAYFLREIITEYMEMHPQVNFRLFIEAGEVDPLHVDFIIRAKATNRETEEKDSLLIRRLLLSEPLFACAAPSYLARCGIPTEPEALREHRCLYASSLVGGNRWYFCLDGVNRAVTISDALECDNSEILRDMAIRGAGVAYLPHSVVREALADGRLKVLLTDFVASQFDINLYFRPRHPMPTRCQAFKDYLLRRTQEIVNQRQRGSRA; this is encoded by the coding sequence ATGTCACTGCCACCCGCCGGGATCCATCCCCGCCAACAGCAACTCGATAAAATCGTATTTTTCTGCTCGGTGCTCCAGCATGGCTCCTTTCGGGAAGCCGCTGAGGCCTGGGGAATTTCTGCCGCAGCCGCCAGCCGCTGGGTGAAGGAGCTGGAAACCCTGATGGCGGTGGAGCTGATCAAACGCAGTACCCGCCAGCTGGTGCCGACCGACGCCGGAGAAGTGCTCTATCGGCGATTCTCGTCATTATTACCGGAAATCGACACCATTTGCGCCGAAGTGGAAAGCATGGCCGACGAACAACGCGGGGTGATCAGCATCTCCTCAACCCCCTTGTTTGCCGCTTACTTCCTGCGTGAGATCATCACCGAGTACATGGAAATGCATCCTCAGGTGAACTTCCGGCTGTTCATTGAAGCCGGAGAAGTCGATCCGCTCCATGTCGACTTCATTATTCGCGCTAAAGCCACCAACCGGGAAACCGAAGAAAAGGACAGCCTGCTGATCCGCCGCTTGCTGCTGAGTGAGCCCCTGTTCGCCTGCGCTGCGCCCAGTTATCTGGCCCGGTGCGGCATTCCGACCGAGCCGGAAGCCCTGCGCGAGCACCGCTGCCTCTATGCCAGCTCGTTGGTCGGCGGCAATCGCTGGTACTTCTGTCTCGACGGGGTCAACCGGGCGGTCACCATCAGCGATGCCCTGGAGTGTGACAACAGCGAAATCTTGCGGGATATGGCGATTCGGGGGGCTGGTGTGGCCTACCTGCCGCACTCCGTGGTGCGTGAGGCGCTGGCCGATGGTCGGCTCAAAGTGCTGCTCACCGACTTTGTCGCCAGCCAGTTCGATATCAACCTCTACTTCCGCCCCCGCCACCCGATGCCGACCCGTTGCCAGGCGTTCAAGGATTATCTGTTGCGACGAACGCAGGAGATCGTCAACCAGCGCCAACGGGGCAGCAGGGCTTAA
- a CDS encoding acyl CoA:acetate/3-ketoacid CoA transferase — translation MPVTQLTAEEAAAWIQDGQSLMLGGFIGSVVPESVIRALGQRFARESGPQDLTLIFAAGQGDGTGRAANHLAQPGMVKRVIGGHWGLVPALQHMALANEIEAYNLPQGVISHLLRDTAAGKPGTLTTTGLGTFVDPRLEGGKINTMTREDLVQVLELDGEEYLLYRRLPVDVAILRGTTADTDGNITMEEECLVVESLAAAQAARNQGGKIIVQVKRVVPAGSLSPHEIKIPGIFVDAVVICDDLSEHMQTFATPFNPDFVTSRPASAPQLRQKPPQSRLDAKTLIARRAVLELTPGAVLNLGIGVPEYIATIAGQTGILDTLTLTVEPGAIGGLPASGLDFGASCHPEAIITQDQMFDFYDGGGIDQAFLGLAQCGRSGDINVSRFGTRLPGCGGFINISQHAKSLYFCGTFTADGLDIAVKNGQLEICREGRLHKFVSRAEQITFSAARAIATGQPVRYITERAVFRLDAQGLVLEEIAPGIDLERDILAQMAFHPLIDPDLKLMPACLFAPVFAPSDGKTSSGV, via the coding sequence ATGCCAGTCACCCAACTTACCGCAGAGGAAGCGGCAGCCTGGATCCAGGACGGTCAATCCCTGATGCTGGGCGGTTTTATCGGCTCGGTTGTCCCGGAATCGGTGATCCGCGCCCTCGGCCAGCGCTTTGCGCGAGAATCCGGCCCGCAGGATCTGACGCTGATTTTTGCCGCCGGGCAGGGAGACGGCACAGGCCGCGCAGCCAACCACCTGGCACAACCCGGCATGGTCAAGCGGGTGATCGGCGGACACTGGGGCCTGGTTCCGGCCCTGCAACACATGGCGCTGGCCAATGAAATCGAAGCCTATAACCTGCCGCAAGGCGTGATCTCCCATCTGTTGCGGGATACGGCAGCCGGTAAACCGGGCACCCTGACCACCACCGGCCTGGGGACCTTCGTCGACCCGCGCCTGGAAGGCGGCAAGATCAATACAATGACCCGGGAAGATCTGGTTCAGGTCCTTGAGCTGGACGGTGAGGAATACCTGCTGTATCGCCGACTGCCGGTGGATGTGGCCATATTACGGGGAACGACCGCCGATACGGACGGCAACATCACCATGGAAGAAGAGTGTCTGGTGGTCGAAAGCCTCGCTGCGGCTCAGGCGGCACGAAATCAGGGCGGCAAGATCATCGTCCAGGTCAAGCGGGTCGTTCCCGCCGGAAGCCTGTCGCCTCACGAGATTAAAATTCCCGGGATCTTTGTCGATGCGGTGGTGATCTGCGACGATCTTTCCGAACACATGCAAACGTTCGCGACGCCATTCAACCCGGATTTTGTCACCAGCCGCCCCGCTTCGGCTCCCCAACTCCGGCAGAAGCCCCCCCAATCCCGGCTGGACGCCAAGACCCTGATCGCCCGGCGAGCGGTGCTGGAGCTGACCCCGGGCGCGGTGCTGAACCTGGGCATCGGCGTCCCGGAGTATATCGCGACCATTGCCGGACAAACTGGGATTCTGGACACCCTGACGCTGACGGTGGAGCCCGGAGCCATCGGCGGCTTACCGGCCAGCGGACTGGATTTCGGCGCCAGTTGCCACCCCGAAGCCATTATTACGCAGGATCAGATGTTTGACTTTTACGACGGCGGAGGCATTGATCAGGCCTTTCTTGGTCTGGCGCAATGCGGCCGCAGCGGTGATATCAATGTCTCCCGCTTCGGGACCCGACTGCCCGGCTGCGGCGGCTTTATCAATATCAGCCAGCATGCCAAATCGCTGTATTTCTGCGGCACGTTTACCGCCGACGGATTGGACATTGCGGTGAAAAACGGCCAACTCGAGATTTGCCGGGAAGGCCGCCTGCATAAATTTGTCAGCCGGGCCGAGCAAATTACCTTTTCCGCCGCCCGCGCCATCGCCACCGGACAACCCGTCCGATACATTACCGAGCGAGCTGTGTTTCGTCTGGATGCCCAGGGGTTGGTGCTGGAAGAAATCGCGCCCGGCATAGATTTGGAACGGGACATTCTGGCCCAGATGGCGTTTCACCCCTTGATTGACCCGGATCTCAAACTCATGCCCGCGTGCCTCTTCGCCCCGGTGTTCGCGCCTTCGGACGGTAAGACTAGCAGCGGAGTGTGA
- the dmpG gene encoding 4-hydroxy-2-oxovalerate aldolase produces the protein MNLEGKKVVLHDMSLRDGMHAKRHQISLEQMVNIATGLDDAGVPLIEVTHGDGLGGASVNYGFPAHSDEAYLDAVVPKMKHAKVSALLLPGIGTVDHLRMAKDLGVSTIRVATHCTEADVSEQHIGLAAKLGMDTVGFLMMAHMASPEQILEQAKLMESYGANCIYCTDSAGYMLPEEVSQKIGLLRAELNPGTEIGFHGHHNMGMAIANSLAAVEAGALRIDGSAAGLGAGAGNTPLEVFVAVLERMHAVHGVDLYKIMDVAEDRVVPMMEQPIRVDRDALTLGYAGVYSSFLLFAKRAEAKYGIAARDLLVELGRRGTVGGQEDMIEDLALTLAKEKGLI, from the coding sequence ATGAATTTGGAAGGGAAAAAAGTCGTTCTCCACGACATGAGTCTGCGTGACGGGATGCACGCCAAACGCCATCAGATTTCGCTTGAACAGATGGTTAATATTGCGACCGGGCTGGATGACGCCGGAGTGCCGCTGATTGAAGTCACGCATGGTGACGGGCTGGGAGGCGCGTCGGTGAATTACGGTTTTCCGGCGCATTCGGATGAAGCCTACCTCGATGCGGTCGTGCCAAAAATGAAACATGCCAAAGTATCGGCACTGCTGTTGCCGGGCATTGGTACAGTGGATCACTTGCGGATGGCGAAGGATTTGGGCGTGAGCACGATTCGTGTGGCGACCCACTGTACAGAAGCCGATGTCAGTGAGCAGCATATTGGTCTGGCCGCCAAGCTGGGGATGGATACCGTGGGATTCCTGATGATGGCGCATATGGCCTCGCCGGAGCAAATTCTGGAGCAGGCGAAACTGATGGAATCGTATGGTGCGAACTGTATCTATTGCACTGACTCGGCGGGTTACATGCTGCCGGAGGAAGTCAGCCAGAAAATTGGCTTGTTGCGCGCAGAGCTGAACCCGGGGACCGAAATCGGTTTTCATGGTCATCACAATATGGGGATGGCGATTGCAAACTCCCTTGCTGCAGTTGAAGCCGGTGCCCTGCGAATCGATGGTTCTGCTGCGGGCCTTGGTGCGGGCGCGGGTAACACACCGCTGGAAGTCTTTGTGGCTGTACTGGAGCGGATGCATGCCGTTCACGGCGTTGATCTCTACAAGATCATGGATGTGGCCGAAGATCGGGTGGTGCCGATGATGGAGCAGCCGATTCGGGTCGATCGTGATGCGTTGACGTTGGGCTATGCCGGCGTTTACAGCTCGTTTTTGTTGTTTGCCAAGCGTGCAGAGGCCAAGTACGGCATCGCTGCCCGCGACCTGCTGGTTGAGCTGGGCCGTCGCGGTACGGTCGGCGGACAGGAAGACATGATTGAGGATTTGGCATTAACCCTGGCGAAAGAAAAAGGATTGATCTGA
- the dmpH gene encoding 2-oxo-3-hexenedioate decarboxylase encodes MGNLTQQQISELAHHLENAELGAYEVTKITNDFPEMTYDDAFDIQWEIRRRKEQRGHKIVGMKMGLTSWAKMSQMGVEHPCYGFLADYFSVPEGGEIQHDQLIHPKIEAELAFVTKAPLKGPGVHIGDVLRATDFVMPAVEVIDSRYQDFKFDLKSVIADNSSSSRFVTGGRMADPAELDLKTLGVVMEVNGEVVEVGAGAAVLGHPAASVAMLANMLGERGEELPAGSFIMIGAITAAVHVNKGDAFCVHYQGLGSISGKFV; translated from the coding sequence ATGGGAAATCTAACACAGCAACAAATCAGTGAATTGGCACATCATCTGGAAAATGCCGAATTGGGCGCCTACGAGGTGACTAAGATCACCAATGATTTTCCGGAGATGACTTACGACGATGCATTTGATATCCAGTGGGAAATCCGTCGCCGCAAAGAGCAACGGGGCCATAAGATTGTCGGCATGAAAATGGGGCTGACCTCCTGGGCGAAGATGTCCCAGATGGGCGTCGAACACCCTTGTTACGGATTTCTGGCGGACTACTTTTCCGTTCCGGAAGGCGGGGAGATCCAGCATGATCAGCTCATCCATCCCAAAATTGAAGCCGAGCTGGCCTTTGTCACCAAAGCGCCGCTGAAAGGGCCGGGAGTCCATATCGGTGATGTGCTGCGGGCGACGGATTTCGTCATGCCTGCGGTGGAGGTGATTGATTCCCGGTATCAGGATTTCAAATTCGATCTGAAAAGTGTGATTGCCGATAACTCTTCCTCTTCACGGTTTGTCACTGGTGGCCGGATGGCAGATCCAGCAGAGCTGGATCTCAAAACGCTGGGGGTGGTGATGGAAGTGAATGGCGAAGTTGTCGAAGTGGGTGCCGGGGCGGCGGTTCTGGGACATCCGGCTGCGTCGGTGGCAATGCTGGCCAATATGCTGGGTGAACGTGGCGAGGAGCTGCCGGCGGGCTCATTTATTATGATTGGGGCGATCACTGCGGCGGTGCACGTGAACAAAGGGGATGCTTTCTGTGTGCATTACCAGGGACTCGGTTCGATTTCAGGCAAGTTTGTCTAA